One part of the Haliotis asinina isolate JCU_RB_2024 chromosome 2, JCU_Hal_asi_v2, whole genome shotgun sequence genome encodes these proteins:
- the LOC137274572 gene encoding rho GTPase-activating protein 7-like isoform X5: MIECKPCQYCILYLKEIEAIEACKWLRAAGFPQYAQMYEDGQFPVDIAVVERDHDFLDRDSIQSLFRRLNTLNRCAVMKIDAHPRKGHEDSDDEDLCALSSHWEYQQNVRRWSRKDLDLDTTPPTVKSSLSHDSLLADQDSSSPPEDSPVLDSKMPHLGYTLPDQKTSTPESNVIISPRLRRAASERIRSAKNLLKKMESFKTKRNKKFSSKNIVEISSPVVADRVHMQAKIQHLNCVDISPTSELPSSHLLGSPVSDTLSPLRSLGPTDADTSGPSLSDSLSPVPAHPVLERSVSDSEKSRNSTFSEYYTAHSQLLQSLDSEQIRIHRSVRRNNSDTNLMEIFLLPHDHKPGSFPKRLQNGYIDTCEDQGMNYHTGSFSLGRDGSYTQEPFVDCNGHKRRGSHDPSMTNRISMYDNMGSPVRSASERYGQRVRFRDGVRSLQREPLKLETQEEPEAQDDELSSAKEELDLILHELFENINGLNEAIYGKTNNEEEKDTSFLEVERAPSLSTPMEEDVSVDHEEEEVTHDNDISSQLSSSQDASDHDDIPVEELSPDDSLDNIEGRERRDSGVGSSLTRAPSDKKRKRIRWHSFQKCHRPSLNSRDLQIAALSVRQLMVLRKLSLLKLTAIMEKYSPTNRTGWNWMVPRFMKRNKTPDYSDKNVFGLPLHVTLQRSGQPLPQCILYAMRYLRKAAGDALGIFRKSGVRSRIQKLRNDLEAHPEIMDFEEMQAYDVADVLKQYFRELPECLLTNKLSETFISIFTHVPSALRIEAIQAAIVLLPDENREVLQSLLLFLSDISQHADEHQMTASNLAVCFAPSLFNMCGVRNNQTASPKRNRKNLGAPEARDLLEQKAAHECLTAMVQECKKIFMIAPWVFSKLHLSCMEGADPMPFEEFYKHPHHEGPDFKSYGEECIQTILKESHDKNRGWVLFLSQNGTEVCYRKPTDSNPLREWKCSVEIEAPPVEVLNRVLHERHVWDEDLLNWSVVESLDKHADVFQYVCNSMAPHPTRHYTLLRYWRTDLVKGACALVSTSVEHPDVREIQGVQAVELMSHFLIEPCGSGRARLIHITRSDMRGRCPEWYNKSFGYICSNSMERIRDSFRQQTDLPETNV, from the exons ATGATTGAATGTAAACCTTGTCAGTACTGTATTCTTTATCTGAAAG AAATCGAGGCAATAGAAGCGTGTAAATGGCTACGAGCTGCCGGCTTCCCCCAATATGCCCAGATGTATGAAG ACGGACAGTTCCCTGTGGATATTGCCGTTGTGGAGAGAGATCACGACTTCCTCGATCGGGACTCCATACAGTCACTCTTCAG ACGCCTGAACACTCTcaacaggtgtgctgttatgaagATAGATGCTCATCCACGTAAAGGG CATGAAGATTCAGATGATGAGGATCTGTGTGCACTGAGTAGCCATTGGGAGTACCAGCAGAACGTACGTCGGTGGTCGAGAAAAGATCTGGATCTAGATACCACTCCACCCACAGTAAAATCCAGTCTAAGTCACGACAGTCTTCTTGCTGACCAGGACAGCAGTAGTCCTCCTGAGGACAGTCCAGTCCTTGACAGCAAGATGCCACATCTAGGCTACACGCTGCCTGACCAGAAGACATCAACTCCAGAATCCAATGTCATTATCAGTCCGCGATTGCGAAGAGCAGCCAGTGAGAGAATTCGAAGTGCCAAGAACCTTCTAAAGAAGATGGAGAGTTTTAAAACCAAAAGGAATAAGAAATTTTCCTCTAAAAACATTGTTGAAATCAGTAGTCCAGTTGTGGCAGACCGTGTACACATGCAAGCTAAGATTCAGCATTTGAACTGTGTTGATATCAGTCCAACATCAGAACTGCCTTCATCCCATCTTCTGGGTTCTCCAGTTAGTGATACCTTGTCACCGTTGAGGTCGCTGGGTCCGACAGATGCAGACACATCGGGACCCTCCCTCTCAGACAGTTTGTCCCCAGTGCCAGCACACCCTGTGTTGGAGAGATCCGTGAGTGATAGTGAGAAATCTAGAAACTCTACATTCAGTGAGTACTATACAGCACATTCGCAACTACTACAGAGCTTGGACTCAGAGCAGATTCGGATACACCGGAGTGTCCGGCGGAACAATAGTGATACAAACCTTATGGAAATATTCCTCTTACCTCACGACCACAAACCAGGAAGTTTTCCTAAACGTCTTCAAAATGGATATATTGACACTTGCGAAGATCAAGGAATGAATTATCATACAGGGAGTTTCAGCCTTGGTCGGGATGGAAGCTACACACAAGAACCCTTTGTTGACTGCAATGGACATAAGCGCCGTGGGTCACATGACCCAAGTATGACCAATCGAATAAGCATGTATGACAATATGGGATCCCCTGTGCGCAGTGCAAGTGAACGATATGGGCAGCGGGTCCGCTTCCGGGATGGTGTGAGGTCTTTACAAAGAGAACCCTTGAAACTTGAAACTCAAGAAGAACCAGAAGCCCAAGATGATGAACTGTCTTCTGCCAAAGAGGAACTGGATCTTATCCTCCATGAGCTGTTCGAGAACATCAATGGCCTGAACGAGGCTATCTATGGTAAAACCAACA ATGAGGAAGAAAAGGACACATCATTCCTGGAGGTGGAGAGGGCGCCATCTCTGTCAACTCCGATGGAGGAAGATGTAAGCGTGGACCATGAAGAGGAAGAGGTGACACATGACAATGATATCAGCAGTCAGCTGTCTTCATCACAAGACGCCAGCGACCATGATGACATTCCAGTCGAAGAGCTATCCCCTGACGACTCCCTCGACAACATTGAGGGACGCGAACGCCGAGATTCCGGTGTAGGGTCATCTTTGACCAGAGCTCCAAG tGATAAAAAGAGAAAGAGGATTCGCTGGCACAGTTTCCAAAAGTGCCATAGACCTAGTCTCAACAGCCGAGACTTGCAGATCGCAGCACTGTCAGTCCGTCAACTCATGGTGCTACGTAAACTGTCCCTCCTTAAGCTGACTGCAATCATGGAAAAATACTCACCAACCAACAGAACGGGTTGGAACTGGATGGTGCCGAGGTTCATGAAACGCAACAAGACACCGGACTACAGTGACAAGAATGTGTTTGGTCTTCCACTTCATGTGACGCTCCAGCGCAGTGGCCAGCCTCTTCCTCAGTGCATTCTGTATGCGATGCGCTATCTCCGGAAAGCTGCTGGGGATGCACTGGGAATCTTTCGTAAATCTGGAGTCCGTTCCCGCATCCAGAAATTGAGAAATGACCTTGAAGCTCATCCTG AAATCATGGACTTTGAGGAGATGCAGGCCTATGATGTAGCAGACGTACTGAAGCAGTATTTTCGAGAGCTTCCTGAGTGTCTGCTCACAAACAAACTGTCCGAGACCTTCATCAGTATCTTTACTC ATGTACCTAGTGCTCTGCGTATTGAAGCAATCCAGGCAGCCATAGTTCTTCTCCCTGATGAGAATAGAGAAGTGCTACAATCGTTGCTTCTCTTTCTCAGCGACATTTCCCAGCATGCTGATGAGCATCAG ATGACAGCCAGCAACCTTGCAGTGTGTTTTGCCCCATCCTTGTTCAATATGTGCGGAGTCCGAAACAACCAGACAGCAAGCCCAAAACGGAATCGTAAGAACCTAGGTGCACCTGAGGCACGAGATCTGCTGGAGCAGAAAGCAGCACATGAATGTCTCACTGCCATGGTCCAGGAGTGCAAGAAAATATTCATG ATTGCACCGTGGGTGTTCAGCAAGCTACATCTGTCATGCATGGAAGGGGCCGACCCCATGCCTTTCGAAGAGTTCTacaaacacccacaccatgaGGGCCCTGACTTCAAGTCTTATGGCGAGGAATGCATTCAGACAATACTCAAG GAATCTCATGACAAGAACCGAGGCTGGGTCCTGTTCCTGTCTCAGAATGGCACAGAAGTCTGCTACCGAAAACCCACAGACAGCAATCCACTGCGAGAGTGGAAGTGTTCAGTGGAGATTGAGGCACCACCTGTGGAGGTCCTCAACAGGGTGCTACACGAAAG ACATGTATGGGATGAAGACCTTCTGAACTGGTCGGTGGTGGAGTCCCTTGACAAGCATGCCGATGTCTTCCAGTACGTGTGTAACAGCATGGCACCACACCCAACCCGCCATTATACTTTGCTCAG ATATTGGAGGACAGACTTGGTGAAGGGAGCGTGTGCATTGGTGTCCACATCAGTGGAGCACCCAGATGTACGTGAGATCCAGGGAGTGCAGGCAGTAGAGCTCATGTCTCACTTCCTGATCGAGCCATGTGGGTCTGGGCGTGCCCGGCTCATCCACATCACCCGCTCAGACATGAG GGGCCGTTGTCCAGAGTGGTACAACAAGTCGTTTGGCTACATCTGCTCCAACTCCATGGAACGTATTCGTGACTCCTTCCGCCAGCAGACAGACCTCCCTGAGACAAACGTCTAG
- the LOC137274572 gene encoding rho GTPase-activating protein 7-like isoform X6 codes for MALQSASPTDIINSEIEAIEACKWLRAAGFPQYAQMYEDGQFPVDIAVVERDHDFLDRDSIQSLFRRLNTLNRCAVMKIDAHPRKGHEDSDDEDLCALSSHWEYQQNVRRWSRKDLDLDTTPPTVKSSLSHDSLLADQDSSSPPEDSPVLDSKMPHLGYTLPDQKTSTPESNVIISPRLRRAASERIRSAKNLLKKMESFKTKRNKKFSSKNIVEISSPVVADRVHMQAKIQHLNCVDISPTSELPSSHLLGSPVSDTLSPLRSLGPTDADTSGPSLSDSLSPVPAHPVLERSVSDSEKSRNSTFSEYYTAHSQLLQSLDSEQIRIHRSVRRNNSDTNLMEIFLLPHDHKPGSFPKRLQNGYIDTCEDQGMNYHTGSFSLGRDGSYTQEPFVDCNGHKRRGSHDPSMTNRISMYDNMGSPVRSASERYGQRVRFRDGVRSLQREPLKLETQEEPEAQDDELSSAKEELDLILHELFENINGLNEAIYGKTNNEEEKDTSFLEVERAPSLSTPMEEDVSVDHEEEEVTHDNDISSQLSSSQDASDHDDIPVEELSPDDSLDNIEGRERRDSGVGSSLTRAPSDKKRKRIRWHSFQKCHRPSLNSRDLQIAALSVRQLMVLRKLSLLKLTAIMEKYSPTNRTGWNWMVPRFMKRNKTPDYSDKNVFGLPLHVTLQRSGQPLPQCILYAMRYLRKAAGDALGIFRKSGVRSRIQKLRNDLEAHPEIMDFEEMQAYDVADVLKQYFRELPECLLTNKLSETFISIFTHVPSALRIEAIQAAIVLLPDENREVLQSLLLFLSDISQHADEHQMTASNLAVCFAPSLFNMCGVRNNQTASPKRNRKNLGAPEARDLLEQKAAHECLTAMVQECKKIFMIAPWVFSKLHLSCMEGADPMPFEEFYKHPHHEGPDFKSYGEECIQTILKESHDKNRGWVLFLSQNGTEVCYRKPTDSNPLREWKCSVEIEAPPVEVLNRVLHERHVWDEDLLNWSVVESLDKHADVFQYVCNSMAPHPTRHYTLLRYWRTDLVKGACALVSTSVEHPDVREIQGVQAVELMSHFLIEPCGSGRARLIHITRSDMRGRCPEWYNKSFGYICSNSMERIRDSFRQQTDLPETNV; via the exons AAATCGAGGCAATAGAAGCGTGTAAATGGCTACGAGCTGCCGGCTTCCCCCAATATGCCCAGATGTATGAAG ACGGACAGTTCCCTGTGGATATTGCCGTTGTGGAGAGAGATCACGACTTCCTCGATCGGGACTCCATACAGTCACTCTTCAG ACGCCTGAACACTCTcaacaggtgtgctgttatgaagATAGATGCTCATCCACGTAAAGGG CATGAAGATTCAGATGATGAGGATCTGTGTGCACTGAGTAGCCATTGGGAGTACCAGCAGAACGTACGTCGGTGGTCGAGAAAAGATCTGGATCTAGATACCACTCCACCCACAGTAAAATCCAGTCTAAGTCACGACAGTCTTCTTGCTGACCAGGACAGCAGTAGTCCTCCTGAGGACAGTCCAGTCCTTGACAGCAAGATGCCACATCTAGGCTACACGCTGCCTGACCAGAAGACATCAACTCCAGAATCCAATGTCATTATCAGTCCGCGATTGCGAAGAGCAGCCAGTGAGAGAATTCGAAGTGCCAAGAACCTTCTAAAGAAGATGGAGAGTTTTAAAACCAAAAGGAATAAGAAATTTTCCTCTAAAAACATTGTTGAAATCAGTAGTCCAGTTGTGGCAGACCGTGTACACATGCAAGCTAAGATTCAGCATTTGAACTGTGTTGATATCAGTCCAACATCAGAACTGCCTTCATCCCATCTTCTGGGTTCTCCAGTTAGTGATACCTTGTCACCGTTGAGGTCGCTGGGTCCGACAGATGCAGACACATCGGGACCCTCCCTCTCAGACAGTTTGTCCCCAGTGCCAGCACACCCTGTGTTGGAGAGATCCGTGAGTGATAGTGAGAAATCTAGAAACTCTACATTCAGTGAGTACTATACAGCACATTCGCAACTACTACAGAGCTTGGACTCAGAGCAGATTCGGATACACCGGAGTGTCCGGCGGAACAATAGTGATACAAACCTTATGGAAATATTCCTCTTACCTCACGACCACAAACCAGGAAGTTTTCCTAAACGTCTTCAAAATGGATATATTGACACTTGCGAAGATCAAGGAATGAATTATCATACAGGGAGTTTCAGCCTTGGTCGGGATGGAAGCTACACACAAGAACCCTTTGTTGACTGCAATGGACATAAGCGCCGTGGGTCACATGACCCAAGTATGACCAATCGAATAAGCATGTATGACAATATGGGATCCCCTGTGCGCAGTGCAAGTGAACGATATGGGCAGCGGGTCCGCTTCCGGGATGGTGTGAGGTCTTTACAAAGAGAACCCTTGAAACTTGAAACTCAAGAAGAACCAGAAGCCCAAGATGATGAACTGTCTTCTGCCAAAGAGGAACTGGATCTTATCCTCCATGAGCTGTTCGAGAACATCAATGGCCTGAACGAGGCTATCTATGGTAAAACCAACA ATGAGGAAGAAAAGGACACATCATTCCTGGAGGTGGAGAGGGCGCCATCTCTGTCAACTCCGATGGAGGAAGATGTAAGCGTGGACCATGAAGAGGAAGAGGTGACACATGACAATGATATCAGCAGTCAGCTGTCTTCATCACAAGACGCCAGCGACCATGATGACATTCCAGTCGAAGAGCTATCCCCTGACGACTCCCTCGACAACATTGAGGGACGCGAACGCCGAGATTCCGGTGTAGGGTCATCTTTGACCAGAGCTCCAAG tGATAAAAAGAGAAAGAGGATTCGCTGGCACAGTTTCCAAAAGTGCCATAGACCTAGTCTCAACAGCCGAGACTTGCAGATCGCAGCACTGTCAGTCCGTCAACTCATGGTGCTACGTAAACTGTCCCTCCTTAAGCTGACTGCAATCATGGAAAAATACTCACCAACCAACAGAACGGGTTGGAACTGGATGGTGCCGAGGTTCATGAAACGCAACAAGACACCGGACTACAGTGACAAGAATGTGTTTGGTCTTCCACTTCATGTGACGCTCCAGCGCAGTGGCCAGCCTCTTCCTCAGTGCATTCTGTATGCGATGCGCTATCTCCGGAAAGCTGCTGGGGATGCACTGGGAATCTTTCGTAAATCTGGAGTCCGTTCCCGCATCCAGAAATTGAGAAATGACCTTGAAGCTCATCCTG AAATCATGGACTTTGAGGAGATGCAGGCCTATGATGTAGCAGACGTACTGAAGCAGTATTTTCGAGAGCTTCCTGAGTGTCTGCTCACAAACAAACTGTCCGAGACCTTCATCAGTATCTTTACTC ATGTACCTAGTGCTCTGCGTATTGAAGCAATCCAGGCAGCCATAGTTCTTCTCCCTGATGAGAATAGAGAAGTGCTACAATCGTTGCTTCTCTTTCTCAGCGACATTTCCCAGCATGCTGATGAGCATCAG ATGACAGCCAGCAACCTTGCAGTGTGTTTTGCCCCATCCTTGTTCAATATGTGCGGAGTCCGAAACAACCAGACAGCAAGCCCAAAACGGAATCGTAAGAACCTAGGTGCACCTGAGGCACGAGATCTGCTGGAGCAGAAAGCAGCACATGAATGTCTCACTGCCATGGTCCAGGAGTGCAAGAAAATATTCATG ATTGCACCGTGGGTGTTCAGCAAGCTACATCTGTCATGCATGGAAGGGGCCGACCCCATGCCTTTCGAAGAGTTCTacaaacacccacaccatgaGGGCCCTGACTTCAAGTCTTATGGCGAGGAATGCATTCAGACAATACTCAAG GAATCTCATGACAAGAACCGAGGCTGGGTCCTGTTCCTGTCTCAGAATGGCACAGAAGTCTGCTACCGAAAACCCACAGACAGCAATCCACTGCGAGAGTGGAAGTGTTCAGTGGAGATTGAGGCACCACCTGTGGAGGTCCTCAACAGGGTGCTACACGAAAG ACATGTATGGGATGAAGACCTTCTGAACTGGTCGGTGGTGGAGTCCCTTGACAAGCATGCCGATGTCTTCCAGTACGTGTGTAACAGCATGGCACCACACCCAACCCGCCATTATACTTTGCTCAG ATATTGGAGGACAGACTTGGTGAAGGGAGCGTGTGCATTGGTGTCCACATCAGTGGAGCACCCAGATGTACGTGAGATCCAGGGAGTGCAGGCAGTAGAGCTCATGTCTCACTTCCTGATCGAGCCATGTGGGTCTGGGCGTGCCCGGCTCATCCACATCACCCGCTCAGACATGAG GGGCCGTTGTCCAGAGTGGTACAACAAGTCGTTTGGCTACATCTGCTCCAACTCCATGGAACGTATTCGTGACTCCTTCCGCCAGCAGACAGACCTCCCTGAGACAAACGTCTAG
- the LOC137274572 gene encoding rho GTPase-activating protein 7-like isoform X4: protein MEYTMKKRYQTWSHRRGVSLKLNTGLSERRQAEIEAIEACKWLRAAGFPQYAQMYEDGQFPVDIAVVERDHDFLDRDSIQSLFRRLNTLNRCAVMKIDAHPRKGHEDSDDEDLCALSSHWEYQQNVRRWSRKDLDLDTTPPTVKSSLSHDSLLADQDSSSPPEDSPVLDSKMPHLGYTLPDQKTSTPESNVIISPRLRRAASERIRSAKNLLKKMESFKTKRNKKFSSKNIVEISSPVVADRVHMQAKIQHLNCVDISPTSELPSSHLLGSPVSDTLSPLRSLGPTDADTSGPSLSDSLSPVPAHPVLERSVSDSEKSRNSTFSEYYTAHSQLLQSLDSEQIRIHRSVRRNNSDTNLMEIFLLPHDHKPGSFPKRLQNGYIDTCEDQGMNYHTGSFSLGRDGSYTQEPFVDCNGHKRRGSHDPSMTNRISMYDNMGSPVRSASERYGQRVRFRDGVRSLQREPLKLETQEEPEAQDDELSSAKEELDLILHELFENINGLNEAIYGKTNNEEEKDTSFLEVERAPSLSTPMEEDVSVDHEEEEVTHDNDISSQLSSSQDASDHDDIPVEELSPDDSLDNIEGRERRDSGVGSSLTRAPSDKKRKRIRWHSFQKCHRPSLNSRDLQIAALSVRQLMVLRKLSLLKLTAIMEKYSPTNRTGWNWMVPRFMKRNKTPDYSDKNVFGLPLHVTLQRSGQPLPQCILYAMRYLRKAAGDALGIFRKSGVRSRIQKLRNDLEAHPEIMDFEEMQAYDVADVLKQYFRELPECLLTNKLSETFISIFTHVPSALRIEAIQAAIVLLPDENREVLQSLLLFLSDISQHADEHQMTASNLAVCFAPSLFNMCGVRNNQTASPKRNRKNLGAPEARDLLEQKAAHECLTAMVQECKKIFMIAPWVFSKLHLSCMEGADPMPFEEFYKHPHHEGPDFKSYGEECIQTILKESHDKNRGWVLFLSQNGTEVCYRKPTDSNPLREWKCSVEIEAPPVEVLNRVLHERHVWDEDLLNWSVVESLDKHADVFQYVCNSMAPHPTRHYTLLRYWRTDLVKGACALVSTSVEHPDVREIQGVQAVELMSHFLIEPCGSGRARLIHITRSDMRGRCPEWYNKSFGYICSNSMERIRDSFRQQTDLPETNV, encoded by the exons AAATCGAGGCAATAGAAGCGTGTAAATGGCTACGAGCTGCCGGCTTCCCCCAATATGCCCAGATGTATGAAG ACGGACAGTTCCCTGTGGATATTGCCGTTGTGGAGAGAGATCACGACTTCCTCGATCGGGACTCCATACAGTCACTCTTCAG ACGCCTGAACACTCTcaacaggtgtgctgttatgaagATAGATGCTCATCCACGTAAAGGG CATGAAGATTCAGATGATGAGGATCTGTGTGCACTGAGTAGCCATTGGGAGTACCAGCAGAACGTACGTCGGTGGTCGAGAAAAGATCTGGATCTAGATACCACTCCACCCACAGTAAAATCCAGTCTAAGTCACGACAGTCTTCTTGCTGACCAGGACAGCAGTAGTCCTCCTGAGGACAGTCCAGTCCTTGACAGCAAGATGCCACATCTAGGCTACACGCTGCCTGACCAGAAGACATCAACTCCAGAATCCAATGTCATTATCAGTCCGCGATTGCGAAGAGCAGCCAGTGAGAGAATTCGAAGTGCCAAGAACCTTCTAAAGAAGATGGAGAGTTTTAAAACCAAAAGGAATAAGAAATTTTCCTCTAAAAACATTGTTGAAATCAGTAGTCCAGTTGTGGCAGACCGTGTACACATGCAAGCTAAGATTCAGCATTTGAACTGTGTTGATATCAGTCCAACATCAGAACTGCCTTCATCCCATCTTCTGGGTTCTCCAGTTAGTGATACCTTGTCACCGTTGAGGTCGCTGGGTCCGACAGATGCAGACACATCGGGACCCTCCCTCTCAGACAGTTTGTCCCCAGTGCCAGCACACCCTGTGTTGGAGAGATCCGTGAGTGATAGTGAGAAATCTAGAAACTCTACATTCAGTGAGTACTATACAGCACATTCGCAACTACTACAGAGCTTGGACTCAGAGCAGATTCGGATACACCGGAGTGTCCGGCGGAACAATAGTGATACAAACCTTATGGAAATATTCCTCTTACCTCACGACCACAAACCAGGAAGTTTTCCTAAACGTCTTCAAAATGGATATATTGACACTTGCGAAGATCAAGGAATGAATTATCATACAGGGAGTTTCAGCCTTGGTCGGGATGGAAGCTACACACAAGAACCCTTTGTTGACTGCAATGGACATAAGCGCCGTGGGTCACATGACCCAAGTATGACCAATCGAATAAGCATGTATGACAATATGGGATCCCCTGTGCGCAGTGCAAGTGAACGATATGGGCAGCGGGTCCGCTTCCGGGATGGTGTGAGGTCTTTACAAAGAGAACCCTTGAAACTTGAAACTCAAGAAGAACCAGAAGCCCAAGATGATGAACTGTCTTCTGCCAAAGAGGAACTGGATCTTATCCTCCATGAGCTGTTCGAGAACATCAATGGCCTGAACGAGGCTATCTATGGTAAAACCAACA ATGAGGAAGAAAAGGACACATCATTCCTGGAGGTGGAGAGGGCGCCATCTCTGTCAACTCCGATGGAGGAAGATGTAAGCGTGGACCATGAAGAGGAAGAGGTGACACATGACAATGATATCAGCAGTCAGCTGTCTTCATCACAAGACGCCAGCGACCATGATGACATTCCAGTCGAAGAGCTATCCCCTGACGACTCCCTCGACAACATTGAGGGACGCGAACGCCGAGATTCCGGTGTAGGGTCATCTTTGACCAGAGCTCCAAG tGATAAAAAGAGAAAGAGGATTCGCTGGCACAGTTTCCAAAAGTGCCATAGACCTAGTCTCAACAGCCGAGACTTGCAGATCGCAGCACTGTCAGTCCGTCAACTCATGGTGCTACGTAAACTGTCCCTCCTTAAGCTGACTGCAATCATGGAAAAATACTCACCAACCAACAGAACGGGTTGGAACTGGATGGTGCCGAGGTTCATGAAACGCAACAAGACACCGGACTACAGTGACAAGAATGTGTTTGGTCTTCCACTTCATGTGACGCTCCAGCGCAGTGGCCAGCCTCTTCCTCAGTGCATTCTGTATGCGATGCGCTATCTCCGGAAAGCTGCTGGGGATGCACTGGGAATCTTTCGTAAATCTGGAGTCCGTTCCCGCATCCAGAAATTGAGAAATGACCTTGAAGCTCATCCTG AAATCATGGACTTTGAGGAGATGCAGGCCTATGATGTAGCAGACGTACTGAAGCAGTATTTTCGAGAGCTTCCTGAGTGTCTGCTCACAAACAAACTGTCCGAGACCTTCATCAGTATCTTTACTC ATGTACCTAGTGCTCTGCGTATTGAAGCAATCCAGGCAGCCATAGTTCTTCTCCCTGATGAGAATAGAGAAGTGCTACAATCGTTGCTTCTCTTTCTCAGCGACATTTCCCAGCATGCTGATGAGCATCAG ATGACAGCCAGCAACCTTGCAGTGTGTTTTGCCCCATCCTTGTTCAATATGTGCGGAGTCCGAAACAACCAGACAGCAAGCCCAAAACGGAATCGTAAGAACCTAGGTGCACCTGAGGCACGAGATCTGCTGGAGCAGAAAGCAGCACATGAATGTCTCACTGCCATGGTCCAGGAGTGCAAGAAAATATTCATG ATTGCACCGTGGGTGTTCAGCAAGCTACATCTGTCATGCATGGAAGGGGCCGACCCCATGCCTTTCGAAGAGTTCTacaaacacccacaccatgaGGGCCCTGACTTCAAGTCTTATGGCGAGGAATGCATTCAGACAATACTCAAG GAATCTCATGACAAGAACCGAGGCTGGGTCCTGTTCCTGTCTCAGAATGGCACAGAAGTCTGCTACCGAAAACCCACAGACAGCAATCCACTGCGAGAGTGGAAGTGTTCAGTGGAGATTGAGGCACCACCTGTGGAGGTCCTCAACAGGGTGCTACACGAAAG ACATGTATGGGATGAAGACCTTCTGAACTGGTCGGTGGTGGAGTCCCTTGACAAGCATGCCGATGTCTTCCAGTACGTGTGTAACAGCATGGCACCACACCCAACCCGCCATTATACTTTGCTCAG ATATTGGAGGACAGACTTGGTGAAGGGAGCGTGTGCATTGGTGTCCACATCAGTGGAGCACCCAGATGTACGTGAGATCCAGGGAGTGCAGGCAGTAGAGCTCATGTCTCACTTCCTGATCGAGCCATGTGGGTCTGGGCGTGCCCGGCTCATCCACATCACCCGCTCAGACATGAG GGGCCGTTGTCCAGAGTGGTACAACAAGTCGTTTGGCTACATCTGCTCCAACTCCATGGAACGTATTCGTGACTCCTTCCGCCAGCAGACAGACCTCCCTGAGACAAACGTCTAG